AAGTGAATATATGTCCTTCAAAGCCAAATACACTTGTATCTTCTACGTAAACTGTTATAACGTTGTAGTTATTAAAGTCACCTAACGGGCTACCTACCTGATGGCAAGAAAAAGCCGATCCGGCTTTACCACAGCTACGTTGCATAATTTCCGCCACTTGATTATTGAATGTAACAGTAATCGTATCCGCGCACATATTACTTGGTTCCGACTCAGAAACCTCTATCACCTCTTTTGTACACGCAGAGAAATACAGTACAGTACCTAATATTAAAAGCTTTTTCACCATTTTTGTTTGAAGAAGGCAAATATAATCATTCGATACATTCATGAGCAAATCAATTAAGGTAGCAATAACGGAGTTCGATAGAATTAATTCTAACGATCCGAAAAAAGAAGTTGTAGACGGAACTGAAGTCCCTTTTGAATTAGCTTTCTCAGATCGATTAACTAGCTGGGTAAATCGACTTACCTCTACGCCTTCCGACGCATTACAACTAGCTTGCCGGTGTCAACACATAGAACGATGGACAAAACCACGGGACACCTACCCCATGAACAAAACAGGATATCTAAAATGGAGATCTGACTTAAAAAGTTTTCATACAGAAAGATCTAGTGAAGTATTAGAGAGTCTAGGCTTTGAACTTAAAACGATTGAAGCATTAAAAATCATCAACCAAAAGAAAGCCATTAAGCTAAATAGCGATGCGCAAATAATGGAAGATGCCCTTTGCTTAGAATTCTTAGACCATCAATTAGAAAAGTTTGCAGCGAAGTATCCTGAAGAAAAAATAATCGTGATCCTTAAAAAGAGCTGGAAAAAAATGAGCGAAGATGGCAGAGCGATAGCCTTAAAAATATCCTTCACGGAAGCTGACCTAGAATTGGTAAAAAAAGCCATCAGTTA
The nucleotide sequence above comes from Flavobacteriales bacterium. Encoded proteins:
- a CDS encoding DUF4202 domain-containing protein; the encoded protein is MSKSIKVAITEFDRINSNDPKKEVVDGTEVPFELAFSDRLTSWVNRLTSTPSDALQLACRCQHIERWTKPRDTYPMNKTGYLKWRSDLKSFHTERSSEVLESLGFELKTIEALKIINQKKAIKLNSDAQIMEDALCLEFLDHQLEKFAAKYPEEKIIVILKKSWKKMSEDGRAIALKISFTEADLELVKKAIS